The genomic region GCAAGGCTTTCTTACCAGCCGCGCCCTTCCAGGCGCATGTGCGATCTGACATTCGCATTTCTGCTACTTGCGGCCCGTAAACGGGCTTCCTGGGTAGGGAAGGCTCAGTTGCGCACCAAGTTTGTCCTGTTCCAACTGATGCTTTATGTAATCCTGTATTTTCGCTTTGTTTTTACCTACCGTATCCACGTAAAAACCACGGCACCAAAATTCGCGACTGCGATATTTGAACTTGAGATCACCAAATTGCTCGTAGATCATCAAACTGCTCTTGCCCTTCAAATACCCCATAAAACTCGACACACTCATTTTGGGTGGGATTTCAAGCAGCATGTGAATGTGGTCCGGGCAACATTCAGCTTCCACAATGTTCACATCCTTCCACTCACACAATTTACGCAGTATTTCTCCGATGGCTCTTTTCTTCTCTCCGTAAAACACCTGCCGGCGATATTTGGGCGCAAATACCACGTGATATTTGCAGTTCCACCGTGTGTGGGCTAGACTTTTGACGTCACCCATGTGACCTCCTTTTGATTTGTTGACTCGCAGTTGCCAGACCGCGAGACCTTTTAACAAATCAAAAGGAGTTTTGCTGTCATACTCATAGCTTTAAGCTTTTGGGAACCCCCCGCCTAGCGGGGGGTTTTCTTCATACCAAAAAAGTCCGGTCTGCCAGCGCAGACCGGACTGAAAAAGGAAGTTTGCAAGGAAGCCCGAGATTAATGATGGTGATTGCAGCCGCCCCGGCAAAGCTGTTCGGTTCCGAAAGCCTGGAGTTTGCCTTCGGCAAAGGCCTTCAGGGCATCGCCCACCGTGGCCTGCCCGGCGTTGTAATACACCGTGATGCCCGCCGCCTGCATGGCGTTGAGCGGGCGCATGCCCATGCCGCCGGCCAGCAGCGCGCGGACGCCCTGCGCTGCCAGCTCCTGCACGGGCTGGAGGCAATTCCCGTGCTCATGTCCGCTGTTGGGCAACACGCGCACGTCGCTGACGGCCCCGTTTTCCACATAGGCCAGGGTATATGCGTCGCAGTGGCCGAAATGCGCGCTGGGAACGGCTTCCAGGCCGCCAGGCGCGTCCGAGGGAACAGCCACAAGAATAGTCTCACTCATTGGAATTTCTCCTTGAACATTGGTTTCTCCGGTCAAGGCGCACACCCCGCCTTCAATGCGCAACGCCCGCCCCTCAATCAGGGCCTGGGCCACACAGTGATGCGCCTTGCGCAACAGCCTGCCGAAAGTATGCCGCGAAACGCCCATGCGGGCGGCGGCCTCGTCCATGTTCAGGCCTTGGTAGTCCGCCAGCCGCACAGCTTCCAGGCCATCCACGGGCAGCACGGTTTCCGCGAGCTCGCTCAACGGAATGCCCCGGGGCTTGAAATAGGCCGCTTTAGGTAAAGCGGATACGCGGCGGCAATGGCAGGGTCTGGGCATGGGCACCTCAGTTGTTTTGCTCAAATGAGCATTTAAGACGCTGCCCCCAATTTGTCAAGAGCTCCGGGAAAGAAACTCATCTCGCAGTGCAACGCCCTCCAGATGGAAAAGAATCCTTGCCCAAAGAAGTGCGCGTTGCGAAGCGGGAAGTCGAAAACTTTTTAAAGGGCAAACCGAGAAGCGAGGGACAGTTCAGCACAG from Desulfovibrio porci harbors:
- the tnpA gene encoding IS200/IS605 family transposase, whose amino-acid sequence is MGDVKSLAHTRWNCKYHVVFAPKYRRQVFYGEKKRAIGEILRKLCEWKDVNIVEAECCPDHIHMLLEIPPKMSVSSFMGYLKGKSSLMIYEQFGDLKFKYRSREFWCRGFYVDTVGKNKAKIQDYIKHQLEQDKLGAQLSLPYPGSPFTGRK
- a CDS encoding DUF134 domain-containing protein gives rise to the protein MPRPCHCRRVSALPKAAYFKPRGIPLSELAETVLPVDGLEAVRLADYQGLNMDEAAARMGVSRHTFGRLLRKAHHCVAQALIEGRALRIEGGVCALTGETNVQGEIPMSETILVAVPSDAPGGLEAVPSAHFGHCDAYTLAYVENGAVSDVRVLPNSGHEHGNCLQPVQELAAQGVRALLAGGMGMRPLNAMQAAGITVYYNAGQATVGDALKAFAEGKLQAFGTEQLCRGGCNHHH